Proteins from one Salmonella bongori NCTC 12419 genomic window:
- the fldA gene encoding flavodoxin FldA has translation MAITGIFFGSDTGNTENIAKMIQKQLGKDVADVHDIAKSSKEDLEGYDILLLGIPTWYYGEAQCDWDDFFPTLEEIDFNGKLVALFGCGDQEDYAEYFCDALGTIRDIIEPRGATIVGHWPTAGYHFEASKGLADDDHFVGLAIDEDRQPELTAERVEKWVKQVSAELHLDDILNA, from the coding sequence ATGGCAATCACTGGCATCTTTTTCGGCAGCGACACCGGTAATACCGAAAATATCGCAAAAATGATTCAAAAACAGCTTGGTAAAGACGTTGCCGATGTGCATGACATTGCGAAAAGCAGTAAAGAAGACCTGGAAGGGTATGACATTCTGTTGCTGGGCATCCCGACATGGTACTACGGCGAAGCGCAATGCGACTGGGATGACTTCTTCCCGACGCTCGAAGAAATTGATTTTAACGGTAAGCTAGTGGCGCTGTTTGGCTGTGGCGATCAGGAAGACTACGCGGAATATTTTTGTGATGCGCTTGGCACGATTCGCGACATTATTGAGCCGCGCGGCGCGACGATTGTAGGTCACTGGCCAACCGCAGGCTACCATTTTGAAGCCTCTAAAGGTCTGGCCGACGACGATCATTTTGTCGGCCTGGCGATTGACGAAGACCGCCAGCCTGAGCTGACTGCCGAGCGCGTTGAAAAATGGGTCAAGCAAGTTTCGGCTGAATTGCATCTCGACGATATCCTCAACGCCTGA
- the ybfE gene encoding LexA regulated protein has translation MAKEQTDRTTLDLFAHERRPGRPKTNPLSRDEQLRINKRNQLKRDKVRGLKRVELKLNAQAVDALNELAEARNISRSELIEEILMKQLMALRGQGLV, from the coding sequence ATGGCCAAAGAACAAACGGACCGTACGACATTAGATCTGTTCGCGCACGAGCGTCGCCCGGGACGACCTAAAACGAATCCGCTTTCGCGCGATGAACAGTTACGCATCAACAAGCGCAACCAGTTAAAACGCGACAAAGTTCGTGGCCTTAAGCGTGTCGAATTAAAACTCAACGCACAAGCGGTTGACGCGCTCAATGAGCTGGCCGAAGCGCGTAACATTAGCCGCAGCGAGCTCATTGAAGAAATATTAATGAAGCAGCTCATGGCGCTGCGCGGCCAGGGGTTAGTCTGA
- the speFL gene encoding leader peptide SpeFL, which produces MENNNRFMPHIRRTTHIMMFAHRNSFDFHFFNAR; this is translated from the coding sequence ATGGAAAATAATAATCGTTTTATGCCCCATATAAGGCGGACAACGCATATTATGATGTTTGCCCACCGTAACAGTTTCGACTTTCATTTCTTTAATGCCCGGTAG
- the potE gene encoding putrescine-ornithine antiporter: MSKPKANKMGVVQLTILTMVNMMGSGIIMLPTKLSEVGTISIISWLVTAVGSMALAWAFAKCGMFSRKSGGMGGYAEYAFGKSGNFMANYTYGVSLLIANVAIAISAVGYGTELFGAALTPIQIGLATIGVLWICTIANFGGARITGQISSVTVWGVIIPVVGLCIIGWFWFSPSMYVASWNPHHVPFFSAVGSSIAMTLWAFLGLESACANADVVENPEKNVPIAVLGGTLGAAVIYIVSTNVIAGIVPNMDLANSTAPFGLAFAQMFTPAVGKVIMALMVMSCCGSLLGWQFTIAQVFKSSADEGYFPKVFSRVTKVDAPVQGMLIIVIIQTGLSLMTISPSLNSQFNVLVNLAVVTNIIPYILSMAALVIIQKMANVPSSKAKVANFVAFIGAMYSFYALYSSGEEAMLYGSIVTFLGWTLYGLVSPRFELKNKHG; encoded by the coding sequence ATGAGTAAACCTAAAGCCAACAAAATGGGTGTCGTGCAGCTCACCATTCTGACAATGGTCAACATGATGGGCTCCGGGATCATCATGCTGCCAACCAAGCTGTCTGAGGTCGGTACGATATCCATCATTTCCTGGCTGGTCACTGCCGTCGGCTCGATGGCGCTGGCCTGGGCATTTGCGAAGTGCGGTATGTTTAGCCGTAAATCCGGCGGTATGGGCGGCTACGCCGAATATGCCTTCGGTAAATCCGGCAACTTTATGGCGAACTATACCTATGGCGTCTCTCTGCTGATCGCCAACGTCGCTATCGCCATCTCTGCTGTCGGTTATGGTACCGAATTATTCGGCGCCGCGCTGACACCGATCCAGATCGGTCTGGCCACTATCGGCGTATTGTGGATTTGTACCATTGCAAACTTTGGCGGCGCGCGTATTACCGGACAGATCAGTAGCGTCACCGTCTGGGGCGTCATCATTCCGGTAGTCGGCCTGTGCATCATCGGCTGGTTCTGGTTTAGCCCCAGCATGTACGTAGCATCCTGGAACCCGCATCATGTTCCATTCTTTAGTGCGGTTGGTTCTTCCATCGCCATGACACTGTGGGCATTTCTTGGCCTGGAATCCGCCTGCGCCAACGCCGATGTCGTCGAGAATCCGGAAAAGAACGTCCCCATCGCAGTACTGGGCGGTACGCTGGGCGCGGCAGTCATTTATATCGTTTCGACTAACGTGATCGCCGGGATTGTACCGAACATGGATCTGGCGAACTCTACGGCGCCGTTTGGTCTGGCGTTTGCGCAGATGTTCACACCTGCGGTAGGTAAAGTGATCATGGCGCTGATGGTAATGTCCTGCTGCGGCTCATTACTGGGCTGGCAGTTTACTATCGCGCAGGTCTTTAAATCTTCCGCTGACGAAGGCTACTTCCCGAAAGTCTTCTCTCGCGTAACGAAAGTCGACGCGCCGGTACAAGGGATGTTGATTATTGTGATTATTCAGACCGGCTTGTCGCTGATGACCATTAGCCCGTCGCTGAATAGTCAGTTTAACGTCCTGGTTAACCTGGCGGTGGTGACGAACATTATTCCATACATTCTGTCGATGGCCGCGCTGGTTATCATTCAGAAAATGGCGAATGTACCGTCATCAAAAGCGAAAGTCGCTAACTTCGTGGCCTTCATTGGCGCAATGTATAGCTTCTACGCGCTATATTCCTCCGGTGAAGAAGCCATGCTGTACGGCTCAATTGTGACCTTCCTTGGCTGGACGTTATACGGCCTGGTCTCACCACGTTTTGAACTGAAAAATAAACACGGCTGA
- the tcuR gene encoding tricarballylate utilization LysR family transcriptional regulator TcuR, producing MELRQLRYFVRIIETGSMGSAAQDLDIGVSALSQQMSRLENELAIRLLQRTSRGVTPTNAGLAFYSQAQLALRHADDAILAAREARLSGHVSVGMAPSTASILGIPFIHAMRENYADVRLHVVESLSGNLERMINTRQIDLAVVFQKDKILRWSARPILEEQLFLIGSHALLATLPDNPITPEQLAGIPLIMPSQGHGLRGRLDAVCQEYSLNVEIVAEIDGLALLMRAVRDGLGATLQPGAAISHLDNDALSVIGVHNPVLSRPNFLVSLSDDELTPAGLAARVVLTKVMRQLVDAGEWPGATLYAY from the coding sequence ATGGAGCTTCGCCAGTTACGCTATTTCGTCCGTATTATTGAAACCGGCAGTATGGGCAGCGCCGCGCAGGATCTGGATATTGGCGTTTCAGCATTAAGCCAACAGATGTCCCGCCTGGAAAACGAGCTCGCTATCCGTCTGTTGCAGCGTACTTCGCGTGGTGTTACACCGACCAATGCGGGTCTGGCTTTTTATTCGCAAGCACAACTCGCTTTGCGCCATGCCGACGACGCGATCCTTGCCGCCAGAGAAGCGCGTCTTTCGGGCCATGTGAGTGTAGGGATGGCTCCCAGTACCGCGTCCATACTGGGTATACCGTTTATTCATGCCATGCGGGAAAACTATGCCGATGTTCGTTTGCATGTGGTGGAAAGCCTGTCCGGTAATCTGGAAAGAATGATTAATACCCGCCAGATTGATTTAGCCGTAGTCTTTCAAAAAGATAAAATCCTGCGCTGGAGCGCCAGACCAATTCTTGAAGAACAGCTTTTTCTGATTGGCTCTCACGCCCTGTTGGCAACGCTTCCTGATAACCCCATCACGCCAGAACAACTGGCAGGCATTCCGCTCATTATGCCCAGCCAGGGACACGGGCTGCGCGGCAGGCTGGACGCTGTCTGCCAGGAATATTCGCTTAACGTTGAGATCGTTGCGGAAATTGACGGTCTGGCGTTATTGATGCGCGCCGTGCGTGATGGCCTCGGTGCCACGTTACAACCCGGTGCGGCGATTTCACACCTGGATAATGATGCGCTAAGCGTGATCGGCGTCCATAATCCGGTACTCAGCCGCCCCAACTTTTTAGTCAGTCTCTCGGACGATGAACTGACGCCAGCCGGGCTTGCCGCCAGAGTGGTACTGACAAAAGTGATGCGTCAGTTAGTCGACGCCGGCGAATGGCCAGGTGCTACCCTTTACGCTTACTAA
- the kdpE gene encoding two-component system response regulator KdpE: MTNVLIVEDEQAIRRFLRAALEGDGLRVYEAETLQRGLLEAATRKPDLIILDLGLPDGDGIDFIRDLRQWSAIPIIVLSARSEESDKIAALDAGADDYLSKPFGIGELQARLRVALRRHTASPCADPVVRFSNVTVDLAARVIHRGDEEIHLTPIEFRLLAVLLNNAGKVLTQRQLLNQVWGPNAVEHSHYLRIYMGHLRQKLEQDPTRPRHFITETGIGYRFMP, translated from the coding sequence GTGACGAACGTTCTGATTGTTGAAGATGAACAGGCCATCCGCCGCTTTCTGCGCGCCGCGCTGGAAGGCGACGGTCTGCGCGTGTATGAGGCGGAAACATTACAACGCGGTTTACTGGAAGCCGCCACGCGAAAGCCCGATCTGATTATTCTCGACCTCGGCCTGCCAGACGGTGACGGTATCGATTTCATTCGCGACCTGCGTCAGTGGAGCGCGATACCCATTATTGTGCTTTCCGCCCGTAGCGAAGAGAGTGATAAGATTGCCGCGCTTGATGCCGGGGCTGACGATTACCTGAGCAAGCCGTTCGGCATTGGCGAGCTACAGGCGCGTTTACGTGTAGCGCTAAGACGGCACACCGCCAGCCCTTGCGCCGATCCTGTCGTCCGCTTTTCCAACGTGACGGTCGATCTCGCCGCACGCGTGATCCACCGTGGCGACGAAGAAATCCATCTGACGCCGATTGAGTTCCGCCTGCTGGCGGTATTACTCAATAATGCCGGCAAGGTATTAACCCAACGGCAGTTATTAAACCAGGTCTGGGGCCCTAACGCCGTGGAGCATAGCCACTATTTGCGCATCTATATGGGGCATTTACGCCAGAAACTGGAACAAGATCCCACCCGCCCACGCCACTTTATTACCGAGACCGGCATTGGCTATCGCTTTATGCCATGA
- the fur gene encoding ferric iron uptake transcriptional regulator, giving the protein MTDNNTALKKAGLKVTLPRLKILEVLQEPDNHHVSAEDLYKRLIDMGEEIGLATVYRVLNQFDDAGIVTRHNFEGGKSVFELTQQHHHDHLICLDCGKVIEFSDESIEARQREIAAKHGIRLTNHSLYLYGHCAEGDCREDEHAHDDANK; this is encoded by the coding sequence ATGACTGACAACAATACCGCATTAAAGAAGGCTGGCCTGAAAGTAACGCTTCCTCGTTTAAAAATTCTGGAAGTTCTTCAGGAACCAGATAACCATCACGTCAGTGCGGAAGATTTATACAAACGCCTGATCGACATGGGTGAAGAAATCGGTCTGGCAACCGTGTACCGTGTGCTGAACCAGTTTGACGATGCCGGTATCGTAACCCGCCATAATTTTGAAGGCGGTAAATCCGTTTTTGAACTGACGCAACAGCATCATCATGATCATCTTATCTGCCTTGACTGTGGAAAAGTGATTGAATTTAGTGATGAGTCTATTGAAGCGCGCCAGCGTGAAATTGCGGCGAAACACGGTATTCGTTTAACTAATCACAGCCTCTATCTTTACGGCCACTGCGCTGAAGGCGACTGCCGCGAAGACGAACACGCGCACGATGACGCGAACAAATAA
- the seqA gene encoding replication initiation negative regulator SeqA, whose translation MKTIEVDDELYSYIASHTKHIGESASDILRRMLKFSATTQPALAAKGAPAAQPVAEAKPVNPVKDNVRAMRELLLSDEYAEQKKAVNRFMLILTTLYSLDHHAFAEATESLHGRTRVYFAADEQTLLKNGNQTKPKHVPGTPYWVITNTNTGRKCSMIEHIMQSMQFPAELIEKVCGTI comes from the coding sequence ATGAAAACGATTGAAGTTGATGATGAACTCTATAGCTATATTGCCAGCCATACCAAGCATATCGGCGAGAGCGCATCCGACATTTTACGGCGTATGTTGAAGTTTTCCGCCACGACACAGCCTGCTTTGGCAGCGAAAGGGGCGCCTGCGGCGCAACCTGTCGCTGAAGCGAAACCGGTCAACCCGGTAAAAGACAACGTTCGCGCCATGCGTGAACTGCTTTTGTCTGACGAATATGCCGAGCAGAAAAAAGCGGTTAACCGCTTTATGCTGATTCTGACTACACTCTATTCACTGGATCACCACGCGTTTGCTGAGGCGACGGAGTCGTTGCATGGCCGCACGCGCGTCTATTTTGCGGCGGATGAGCAAACGCTGCTGAAAAATGGGAATCAAACTAAACCTAAGCACGTTCCCGGCACGCCGTACTGGGTGATCACCAACACCAACACCGGCCGTAAATGCAGCATGATTGAACACATCATGCAGTCAATGCAATTCCCGGCGGAATTGATTGAAAAGGTTTGCGGAACAATTTAA
- the speF gene encoding ornithine decarboxylase SpeF: MSELKIAVSRHCPDCFSTQRNIVNVDESRFIDVAAIVLSIEDIERGKLDEIDATGYGIPVFVATHDEGRVPPEYLPRISGVFEYNESRTAFYGRQLETAASHYETQLRPPFFRALVDYVNQGNSAFDCPGHQGGEFFRRHPAGNQFVEYFGETLFRSDLCNADVAMGDLLIHEGAPCIAQQHAAKVFNADKTYFVLNGTSSSNKVVLNALLTPGDLVLFDRNNHKSNHHGALLQAGATPVYLETARNPYGFIGGIDAHCFEEDYLRELISEVAPQRAREARPFRLAVIQLGTYDGTIYNARQVVDKIGHLCDYILFDSAWVGYEQFIPMMADCSPLLLELNENDPGILVTQSVHKQQAGFSQTSQIHKKDSHIKGQSRYVPHKRMNNAFMMHASTSPFYPLFAALDVNAKMHEGVSGRNMWMDCVVNGIDARKLILENCHHIRPFVPEMIDGKPWQSYPTSEIASDLRFFHFVPGEHWHAFEGYAEHQYFVDPCKLLLTTPGINAASGEYEDFGVPATILANFLRENGVVPEKCDLNSILFLLTPAEDMAKLQQLVALLARFEKLLEADAPLAEVLPSIYKQHESRYAGYTLRQLCQEMHDLYARHNVKQLQKEMFRKSHFPKVSMNPQEANYAYLRGEVELVRLPDAEGRIAAEGALPYPPGVLCVVPGEIWGGSVLRYFSALEEGINLLPGFAPELQGVYIEEHDGRKQVWCYVIKPRDMQRSLLKEEKL, encoded by the coding sequence ATGTCAGAATTAAAAATTGCCGTTAGCCGCCATTGCCCGGATTGTTTTTCTACACAGCGTAATATTGTAAATGTTGATGAAAGTCGTTTTATCGACGTGGCTGCCATCGTGTTATCCATCGAAGATATTGAGCGAGGAAAACTCGATGAAATCGACGCAACGGGTTACGGTATTCCCGTGTTTGTCGCGACACACGACGAAGGGCGCGTACCGCCTGAGTATCTGCCGCGTATCTCTGGTGTATTCGAATATAATGAATCCCGTACTGCCTTCTATGGTCGCCAACTGGAGACAGCGGCAAGCCATTATGAAACACAGTTACGTCCGCCGTTCTTCCGCGCGCTGGTGGATTATGTCAACCAGGGCAACAGCGCATTTGACTGCCCGGGGCATCAGGGCGGCGAATTCTTCCGCCGTCATCCTGCCGGTAATCAGTTCGTGGAATACTTTGGCGAAACCCTCTTCCGCTCCGACCTATGCAACGCGGACGTGGCCATGGGCGATCTGCTGATTCACGAAGGTGCCCCCTGCATTGCGCAGCAACATGCGGCGAAAGTCTTCAACGCTGATAAGACCTACTTTGTGCTGAACGGGACCTCCTCCTCTAACAAAGTCGTACTCAACGCGCTGTTAACACCGGGCGATCTGGTTCTGTTTGACCGTAACAACCACAAATCTAACCACCACGGCGCATTATTGCAGGCGGGCGCAACGCCAGTTTATCTGGAAACCGCACGTAACCCGTATGGTTTTATCGGCGGGATCGACGCTCACTGCTTTGAAGAAGATTATCTGCGCGAACTGATTAGCGAAGTCGCGCCGCAGCGTGCCCGCGAAGCACGTCCATTCCGTCTGGCCGTCATCCAGTTAGGCACCTACGACGGTACCATTTATAACGCCCGTCAGGTCGTCGATAAAATTGGTCATCTGTGCGACTACATCCTGTTTGACTCCGCCTGGGTCGGCTATGAACAATTTATTCCGATGATGGCCGATTGTTCGCCGCTGCTGCTGGAACTGAACGAAAACGATCCGGGTATTCTGGTGACGCAGTCCGTTCATAAACAACAAGCCGGTTTCTCCCAGACCTCGCAGATCCATAAAAAAGATAGCCATATCAAAGGGCAATCGCGCTACGTGCCGCATAAGCGCATGAACAACGCCTTTATGATGCACGCCTCCACCAGCCCGTTCTATCCGCTGTTCGCCGCGCTGGACGTTAACGCCAAAATGCACGAAGGCGTCAGCGGTCGCAATATGTGGATGGATTGTGTGGTTAACGGCATCGATGCCCGTAAATTAATCCTCGAGAACTGTCATCATATCCGTCCATTCGTGCCGGAAATGATTGACGGCAAGCCGTGGCAGTCATACCCGACGTCTGAGATCGCAAGCGATCTGCGTTTCTTCCACTTCGTCCCGGGGGAACACTGGCATGCGTTTGAAGGCTATGCCGAACATCAGTACTTCGTCGACCCTTGCAAACTGTTGCTCACCACCCCGGGTATCAATGCAGCGAGTGGCGAATATGAAGACTTTGGCGTTCCTGCCACTATCCTTGCTAACTTCCTGCGCGAGAACGGCGTTGTACCGGAAAAATGCGATCTCAACTCCATTCTGTTCCTGCTGACGCCGGCGGAAGATATGGCGAAATTGCAACAGCTTGTGGCTCTGCTGGCGCGTTTCGAAAAACTACTGGAAGCAGATGCGCCGCTGGCCGAAGTATTACCGTCTATCTACAAACAGCATGAATCGCGTTACGCCGGTTACACCCTGCGTCAACTTTGCCAGGAGATGCATGATCTTTATGCGCGGCACAACGTGAAACAGCTGCAAAAAGAGATGTTCCGTAAATCACATTTCCCGAAAGTCAGTATGAACCCGCAAGAAGCCAACTACGCCTATCTGCGTGGCGAGGTCGAACTGGTTCGCCTGCCGGACGCGGAAGGCCGTATCGCGGCTGAAGGCGCTCTGCCTTACCCGCCGGGAGTACTGTGTGTGGTTCCGGGTGAAATCTGGGGCGGCTCAGTCCTGCGCTACTTCAGTGCCCTGGAGGAAGGCATTAACCTGCTACCGGGCTTTGCGCCTGAACTGCAGGGCGTTTATATCGAAGAACACGACGGCCGCAAACAGGTCTGGTGCTATGTCATTAAGCCTCGCGACATGCAGCGCTCCCTGTTGAAGGAGGAAAAATTATGA
- a CDS encoding pyridoxamine 5'-phosphate oxidase family protein, which translates to MSNPEREVADIAEILAILSKHEVCRIGFNDNICPYVVPVNFGYEYQGGRWIFYFHGARTGKKMRLLRKNPAVCIEIDGDHALLRADDPCDYSYAYTSVFATGLASILQTHEEMRYGLDIIMRQTDPGKTFSYREDMMKAVCVVRIECDALTCRRHLATQSE; encoded by the coding sequence ATGAGCAATCCAGAACGGGAAGTCGCTGATATAGCAGAAATACTCGCTATTCTCAGCAAACATGAGGTGTGTCGGATAGGGTTTAACGACAATATCTGCCCGTATGTTGTCCCCGTAAATTTTGGCTATGAGTATCAGGGCGGGCGCTGGATATTTTATTTTCACGGTGCCCGCACCGGGAAAAAGATGCGTCTGTTACGCAAGAACCCGGCGGTGTGCATTGAAATTGACGGCGACCACGCATTACTGCGCGCCGACGATCCCTGTGATTATAGCTACGCCTACACCAGTGTTTTCGCCACCGGGCTGGCATCGATATTACAAACGCACGAAGAAATGCGCTACGGTCTGGACATCATTATGCGCCAGACCGATCCGGGAAAAACCTTCAGTTATCGGGAAGATATGATGAAAGCGGTTTGCGTGGTGCGTATTGAATGCGACGCCCTCACCTGCCGCCGACATCTGGCGACTCAGAGCGAATAA
- the pgm gene encoding phosphoglucomutase (alpha-D-glucose-1,6-bisphosphate-dependent), with product MAIHNRAGQPAQQSDLINVAQLTAQYYVLKPEAGNAEHAVKFGTSGHRGSAGRHSFNEPHILAIAQAIAEERAKNGITGPCYVGKDTHALSEPAFISVLEVLAANGVDVIVQENNGFTPTPAVSNAILVHNKKGGPLADGIVITPSHNPPEDGGIKYNPPNGGPADTNVTKVVEDRANALLADGLKGVKRISLDAAMASGHVKALDLVQPFVEGLADIVDMAAIQKAGLTLGVDPLGGSGIEYWKRIAEHYKLNLTLVNDQVDQTFRFMHLDKDGAIRMDCSSECAMAGLLALRDKFDLAFANDPDYDRHGIVTPAGLMNPNHYLAVAINYLFRHRPQWGKDVAVGKTLVSSAMIDRVVNDLGRKLVEVPVGFKWFVDGLFDGSFGFGGEESAGASFLRFDGTPWSTDKDGIIMCLLAAEITAVTGKNPQEHYNELAARFGAPSYNRLQAGATSAQKAALSKLSPEMVSASTLAGDPITARLTAAPGNGASIGGLKVMTDNGWFAARPSGTEDAYKIYCESFLGEEHRKQIEKEAVEIVSEVLKNA from the coding sequence ATGGCAATCCACAACCGCGCAGGACAACCCGCGCAACAGAGTGATTTGATTAACGTCGCCCAACTGACGGCGCAGTATTATGTACTGAAACCGGAGGCAGGGAATGCAGAACATGCCGTGAAATTTGGCACCTCCGGTCATCGCGGTAGCGCAGGTCGTCATAGTTTCAACGAACCGCATATTCTGGCAATCGCCCAGGCGATTGCTGAAGAGCGGGCAAAAAACGGTATTACCGGCCCCTGCTATGTGGGTAAAGATACTCACGCGCTCTCGGAGCCTGCATTCATTTCTGTGTTGGAGGTGCTGGCGGCAAACGGTGTCGACGTTATTGTGCAGGAAAATAATGGCTTCACGCCAACGCCTGCCGTGTCAAATGCTATCCTGGTCCATAACAAAAAAGGCGGTCCGCTGGCGGACGGTATTGTGATTACGCCGTCGCACAACCCGCCGGAAGACGGTGGAATTAAATATAATCCACCCAATGGCGGGCCGGCGGACACCAACGTCACTAAAGTTGTAGAAGACCGCGCCAATGCACTGCTGGCTGATGGTCTGAAAGGTGTTAAACGTATTTCTCTTGATGCGGCCATGGCGTCAGGCCACGTTAAAGCGCTGGATCTGGTACAGCCGTTTGTAGAGGGGCTGGCAGATATTGTTGATATGGCGGCAATTCAGAAAGCCGGTCTGACGCTGGGCGTTGATCCGCTGGGCGGCTCCGGTATCGAATACTGGAAACGTATCGCTGAGCATTACAAACTTAACCTGACCCTTGTCAACGATCAGGTTGATCAGACCTTCCGCTTTATGCATCTTGATAAAGACGGCGCGATCCGTATGGACTGCTCCTCTGAATGCGCGATGGCGGGTCTGCTGGCGCTGCGTGATAAATTCGATCTGGCTTTTGCCAACGATCCGGACTATGACCGTCATGGCATCGTAACTCCCGCAGGGCTGATGAACCCAAACCATTATCTGGCGGTGGCGATTAATTACCTGTTCCGGCATCGTCCGCAGTGGGGGAAAGATGTTGCTGTCGGTAAAACTCTGGTCTCTTCCGCGATGATTGACCGTGTGGTTAATGATTTAGGACGTAAGCTGGTGGAAGTGCCGGTGGGCTTCAAATGGTTTGTTGATGGTCTGTTTGATGGTAGCTTCGGCTTCGGTGGAGAAGAGAGCGCGGGCGCATCTTTCCTGCGCTTCGACGGTACGCCGTGGTCCACTGATAAAGACGGGATCATCATGTGTCTGCTGGCGGCGGAAATCACCGCGGTCACCGGGAAAAACCCCCAGGAACATTACAACGAACTGGCCGCGCGTTTTGGTGCGCCGAGCTATAACCGTTTGCAGGCTGGCGCAACTTCAGCACAAAAAGCGGCATTATCTAAACTGTCTCCGGAAATGGTCAGCGCCAGCACGCTGGCGGGCGATCCGATTACCGCGCGTCTTACCGCAGCGCCGGGTAACGGCGCATCGATTGGCGGCCTGAAGGTAATGACCGACAATGGTTGGTTTGCCGCGCGTCCATCTGGTACGGAAGACGCGTACAAGATCTACTGTGAAAGCTTCCTCGGCGAAGAGCACCGCAAGCAGATTGAGAAAGAAGCCGTGGAAATTGTCAGCGAAGTATTGAAAAACGCCTGA
- the ybfF gene encoding esterase — MKLNIRAQSAQNLHNNSPIVLVHGLFGSLDNLGVLARDLVSDHDIIQVDMRNHGLSPRDPVMHYPAMAQDLLDTLDAQQIEKATFIGHSMGGKAVMALTALAPDRIDRLVAIDIAPVDYHVRRHDRIFAAINAVSESNATSRQQAAGVMRQHLSEEGVIQFLLKSWSEGQWRFNVPVLWDQYPHIVGWETIPAWEQPALFIPGGNSPYVTETYRDALLAQFPLARAHVIAGAGHWVHAEKPEAVLRAIRRYLHDTAN; from the coding sequence ATGAAATTAAATATCCGAGCGCAATCTGCACAAAACCTGCACAATAATTCCCCCATCGTTCTCGTTCATGGGCTGTTTGGCAGCCTGGACAACCTCGGCGTACTGGCGCGCGATCTGGTGTCCGATCACGACATCATCCAGGTGGATATGCGCAACCATGGTTTGTCGCCGCGCGATCCGGTCATGCATTATCCGGCAATGGCCCAGGATCTGCTGGATACACTTGATGCACAGCAGATCGAAAAAGCGACTTTTATTGGTCATTCAATGGGCGGTAAAGCGGTCATGGCACTAACAGCGCTGGCGCCCGATCGCATCGATCGTCTGGTTGCGATTGATATCGCCCCCGTGGATTATCACGTTCGCCGCCACGATCGGATTTTCGCGGCTATTAACGCCGTGAGCGAATCCAACGCCACGTCCCGCCAACAGGCAGCAGGTGTTATGCGCCAGCATCTTAGCGAAGAAGGGGTGATTCAGTTTCTGTTAAAATCCTGGAGTGAGGGGCAATGGCGTTTTAATGTCCCGGTATTATGGGATCAGTATCCGCATATCGTGGGCTGGGAAACCATTCCGGCCTGGGAACAGCCGGCGCTGTTTATCCCTGGCGGCAACTCGCCGTATGTAACGGAAACATACCGCGACGCTCTGCTGGCGCAATTCCCGCTGGCGCGAGCGCATGTGATTGCCGGTGCGGGTCACTGGGTACATGCTGAAAAACCTGAGGCGGTCTTGCGCGCCATCCGCCGTTACCTGCACGATACCGCTAACTGA